From Chryseobacterium sp. H1D6B, a single genomic window includes:
- a CDS encoding SDR family NAD(P)-dependent oxidoreductase, with protein MNIKESYAVVTGASQGLGKAFAENLAAKNINVILISLPGQHLKELSQRLAETYHIKTDYYEVDLSITENVFRLTEWLNTSFDIYILINNAGLGGTRKFVEATPEYINTILQVNVTATSLITHQLLPNLLRQPKAYILNVSSMAAFSPIGFKTVYPASKSFIHSFSRGLYEELKNTNVFVSVVNPGAMKTNLDVCKRIEKQGFLGKLTLLDPNKVARYCIIQLFKRDSVIMVNPVSWMIMKMLPIWIRLPLMTAAIKKEIEV; from the coding sequence ATGAATATAAAAGAATCATACGCAGTGGTTACAGGAGCAAGCCAGGGGCTGGGGAAAGCATTTGCGGAAAATCTGGCCGCAAAGAATATTAACGTTATTTTGATAAGTCTTCCCGGCCAGCATTTAAAAGAACTAAGCCAGAGACTTGCTGAAACCTACCATATAAAAACCGATTATTATGAAGTAGATCTTTCCATAACTGAAAATGTATTCAGGCTTACAGAATGGCTCAACACATCATTCGATATCTATATTTTAATTAATAATGCCGGGCTGGGCGGAACAAGGAAATTTGTAGAAGCGACACCGGAATATATCAATACAATCCTTCAGGTGAATGTTACAGCCACTTCACTGATTACCCATCAGCTGCTTCCTAATTTATTAAGGCAGCCAAAAGCATATATCTTAAATGTGTCCAGTATGGCCGCATTTTCTCCGATAGGCTTCAAAACAGTGTATCCGGCATCAAAAAGTTTTATCCATTCCTTTTCAAGAGGACTTTATGAAGAGCTGAAGAATACTAATGTTTTTGTAAGTGTTGTAAATCCCGGAGCCATGAAGACCAATCTGGATGTCTGCAAAAGAATTGAGAAACAAGGTTTTTTAGGAAAACTGACCCTTTTAGATCCCAACAAAGTGGCCAGATATTGTATCATACAGCTCTTTAAAAGAGATTCTGTGATTATGGTAAATCCTGTAAGCTGGATGATTATGAAGATGCTGCCGATCTGGATCAGACTGCCTTTAATGACGGCGGCCATTAAAAAAGAAATAGAAGTATGA